From the Engraulis encrasicolus isolate BLACKSEA-1 chromosome 18, IST_EnEncr_1.0, whole genome shotgun sequence genome, the window GGTTGACTTCAAAAATCTCATAAGGGGGGCCCATGCAGATGGCCTATTGGAGAATGCCAGCAGGCCTTCCAGAGTTAACCTTGTCATCCCTATTGGCCTTACATTTTGCATCAGTATTTCCCTTTCACAACTATATGCTGGGCATTCTAATAACACATGTTCTACTGTCTCTCTGTGGTTGCAGAAAGGGCATTGTCCAGTGGCATGTTTCCCTATTATGCTGAGGGAGTGATTAAGTTGCGTGTGTCCTATTCTAAGCCTTGTGGTGACTGTGTCAGCTCTTCTGTCCCTGCTGTCTGGTCTTCTTGTGGGGACTTGTGGTTGGATCTTAAACAGGAACCTCCCCTTTGTATTTGCTACCCACTGCTCTTGCCACAGTTTACAAACTTTAGTCTTGATTAGGCTCTTTACCTCCTCTCTGCTTAGGGGCACCACCAGGTTGCCTAGCTCCATCTTAAGGGCGTTTTTGGCCAGTATGTCAGCCACTTCATTGCCTTCCACTCCTGTATGAGCTGGAACccagagaaaacaaaaacatatgcCCCTGTGAGACAGTCTATACAAGCACTGGAATATTTCACAAATCAGGTCAGGTCTGCAAGCAGACTTAAAATTCATGATACTAACCAAGGCTGCCATAGAGTCTGAGCATAAAACATATTCATTTGGTCTAAGGTCCTCCGCCCATGTGAGTGCCATTAAAATAGCTAAAAGCTCAACTGAATAGATTGCCAAGTTATCTGGTGTTCTCTGTTTAAGTGATGCGTCAGCATCTGGTACATATACTGCTGCTCCTGTCCTTCCAGTGTCTGGATCCTTAGAACCATCAGTATACACCTGCACCCTGTCGTAGTACCTAGTGCTTAAAGCTATTGGCTACAGTTGTTTTAGGATTTAAATAGACTGTGTGTGCTCCCCTTCTATTGGTTGGCCGGTTTCAAGCGCCAAGGTTTCAATAAAAAGGGTGATTTTTACCTCAGAAGCTTCATTAGATTCCTTGTAGCTGACAAGATAGTTGTGTAGATTTGGGCTTGGAGTAGTCGCGCCTATTTTAAGACTTGTTTTACTATTTTTTAAAAGGTTTCGCTTCGAGTGTTTATTCAGGGAATATTGTATTatagttttatttattttctccgtGCTGCTCTTATCCTTGAAAATGCTAGCTACCAGGTCACCACTTTCCGCCAAGAACGCCAACGCCGTCTCTACCAAAGTGGAGGGAATGTctttgaatgaaaaagaaaacacGGTAAGTTTTTACATCTTTAATGGTATCTAcattctgtatgtatgtgtgctggaTGGCGATTGACTTCAGAGCTTCGTTTGTAGTATTCGGTGTCACACCAGCTGACCAATTCAATGTTGGCTTGGTATGCAGGTATACGAAGTGTGAATATTTACATCTGTATATAATATTGCACCAGGCATATGACGACGAAAGTCTACCAAATACCCTTCACCCTTTTCTAAGGCTACCCTCGATGTGTTATGTCTTTTCAGCCTCCAAGCCTGAACACTACTCGAGTTTTGGCTTCTAAAACCGCGCGCAAAATCTTCGAAGATTCCGAGGTGAGTTGAAAGCTTTACACTTCAACACTGAGGCGCAAGAAAGTGTCTCTAATACACGAAATGTCTTTGTCAGAGTTGTGATGTATGATTATTGTTAAATATTACATTGTTCTTAATTGACATGGCATTATGAGCAAGTTATCTTTGTTGACTCGTAGTACTTTGGCGCCACATCTTGTGGACGATTGTACGAGATGAGCATATGTTCTAGCATGTAGATGATGCTTGATAAGTACACAAACTAAGGTTGCTTGTGCAATTATAACATTTGACCAATCCTACCATATGTGTGTACCTATTTTCACTTTTCCTCGATGTAAATGATGCTGCTCGTCAACGAAGCATGGCTTCAAATTGACTCCCCTGCCAATGATCACCTTTGCAACTAGATGTTCAAAATTGGCAGCAGGGTTTGGGGGGAAAACTGATATGGCCAATTCCAAGATCATTGTCTGGGTTTACACAACCCTAAGCAGCTGATCTTATGAAAGGTCGGGTCCGAGAGTGGGGGAGGGTAGGCACGGATGCCTTTGTAACCTCGAAGGTCGCTAGTTAGCTTGACTGGCTAATTTGTCCACAAGAATGTTGGTTATGTATTTATGAACCTGATTTTCCATTTTTCAACATTTCAACTAAATCGCTTTGTTTTATTGTTACAGACTCCCAAGAAGACTTCTAAATCCACACTTGCAGAGGAACCCCTCCTGAAGGAAAACCCACGTCGCTTTGTCATTTTCCCCATCCAGTACCACGACATATGGCAGATGTACAAGAAGGCAGAGGCCTCTTTCTGGACTGCAGAGGAGGTGAATTTCTCATTAAAGTCAAACCCCCTTATTTGCAATTTCTGTGCAAACTAGCTGTGCAGGCCCTCATGACTCAATAAATGGAAATGACCATAAGAGACACTAAAAAGTGTTCCAGGAAGAGGAGACTACCTTGTGTTGATGTACTGTCTGTTTGAAGGCACAGTATTTCATGCTTTCCCGTCCCATGGGTCCGCTCATATTAATCATTTCATGTCCTCTCCTTTCCAGGTTGATCTCTCAAAAGACCTTTTGCACTGGGAGTCACTGAAGGACGAGGAGAGGCACTTCATTTCTCATGTGTTGGCATTCTTCGCCGCTAGTGATGGCATTGTCAATGAGAACTTGGTAAGTTAGCCGTTGTACAACATTACCATAAAATGTCATGCATTCATAATTTGCTCATAAAAGGTCATGTGCCTTGTGAAaaagggtgtgcatgtgtgtgagtaagcAGCAGTGTTAAAATGTTAAATTCCTTGTTGTGCCACTAGGTGGAGCGCTTCACCCAGGAAGTGCAGGTCACAGAGGCGCGGTGCTTCTATGGCTTCCAGATCGCCATGGAGAACATCCACTCCGAGATGTACAGCCTGCTTATCGACACCTACATCAAGGACCCCAAACAGAGGTCAGTTCCACAAACCACACGCTTTGACCTTTAACGGCTCTTTCTGGCTGTGATGAGACGCGCAGGGGAACGGACCTCAGCTGATGATGGGAGCTGAGTGCCAGTGGCTTAACGCAGATCAGCAGGCATGTGGTCAGCTGACTGCCGGCCGCTGGCATGAGACCGCACTGTCTGAGCCATACCCAACACTATTCACACGATGTAGATCTCACGTGGCTTTGAGCTCATCAACAAAGTTTCTCTGATAGAGATGAAAACATGCACAGATATTTACATGTTAGACAATGTGTGGTAAAGCACGAACATATAGCTTATTTTGATTCATTTTAATTTTGGTCTTCTGCTTGTCTTGCTGCCCACAGGGAGTACCTGTTCAACGCCATCGAGACCCTGGAATGCGTGAAGAAGAAGGCTGACTGGGCCATCAACTGGATCGGCAACAAGAACGCAGAGTATGGTACGTTGGAAGGCTCATTTAATACT encodes:
- the LOC134469102 gene encoding ribonucleoside-diphosphate reductase subunit M2-like, whose translation is MLATRSPLSAKNANAVSTKVEGMSLNEKENTPPSLNTTRVLASKTARKIFEDSETPKKTSKSTLAEEPLLKENPRRFVIFPIQYHDIWQMYKKAEASFWTAEEVDLSKDLLHWESLKDEERHFISHVLAFFAASDGIVNENLVERFTQEVQVTEARCFYGFQIAMENIHSEMYSLLIDTYIKDPKQREYLFNAIETLECVKKKADWAINWIGNKNAEYGERVVAFAAVEGIFFSGSFAAIFWLKKRGLMPGLTFSNELISRDEGLHCDFACLMFKHLVNKPSEETVKRIIMNAVEIEQEFLTDALPVKLIGMNCDLMRTYIEFVADRLMLELGFDKIYRVENPFDFMENISLEGKTNFFEKRVGEYQRMGVMSGPTDNTFTLDADF